The following proteins are encoded in a genomic region of Arachis ipaensis cultivar K30076 chromosome B02, Araip1.1, whole genome shotgun sequence:
- the LOC107626917 gene encoding uncharacterized protein LOC107626917, with product MSRRQDCTGHLSEEFKKGVVEFIDFVERNPTVIDSLGRILCPCTKCKNRLRDEIFWVEKHLCDRGFTEGYINWTAYGEERWVEQDTTNVTQEHEEENTNPYVDMVIDDAGDNLNVVEGLEEDPNPSASKFYKLLRSADEPLWDGCTKHTILSAVTQLVNLKSEFNMSESCYNRMVAIIKGMLPESEKFPEDFYRSKTMIQELGLGYEKIDACPNHYMIYYKEISDKISYVACTMCGHPRFKPKAGDTTNSSRDVPYSILRYFPITPRLQRLFMSKTTAQYMKWHVDGVRQDESVITHPADANAWKQFDATHELFSQESRNVRLGLCTDGFNPFSGSKTPYSCWPVFVTPYNLPPSMCMRREYIFLSLLIPGPKSPGKKLDVYLRPLIDELKVLWDNGVTTYDAWEKKNFNMKAALLWTISDFLAYGMLSGWSTHGRLSCPICMKNTKSFRLQHGAKPCWFDCHRQYLPVGHAFRRDRYSFKKSTVENSFPPKRMSGVEILSELDKLEEANLGANPRGKKGDFGTIHNWVRKSIFWELPY from the coding sequence ATGTCACGAAGGCAAGATTGCACTGGTCATCTAAGCGAGGAATTTAAGAAAGGTGTTGTGGAATTCATAGATTTTGTAGAAAGAAACCCGACAGTCATTGATAGTTTAGGTCGCATTCTTTGTCCATGCACAAAATGTAAGAACAGACTTAGGGATGAAATATTTTGGGTCGAAAAGCATTTGTGTGATCGTGGGTTTACGGAGGGTTATATAAACTGGACTGCTTATGGTGAGGAAAGATGGGTTGAACAGGACACAACAAATGTTACCCAAGAACATGAAGAGGAGAATACAAATCCATATGTAGACATGGTTATTGATGATGCAGGTGATAACTTAAACGTAGTGGAAGGTTTAgaagaggatccaaatccatccGCGTCGAAGTTTTATAAGTTGTTGAGGAGTGCTGACGAACCTTTGTGGGATGGCTGCACCAAGCATACAATATTGTCAGCTGTAACCCAGCTAGTTAACTTGAAGTCAGAATTCAACATGAGTGAGAGCTGTTATAATCGAATGGTTGCCATAATCAAGGGCATGCTCCCAGAATCAGAGAAGTTTCCAGAAGATTTCTACCGGTCAAAGACAATGATTCAAGAATTGGGATTAGGATATGAGAAAATTGATGCTTGTCCTAATCACTACATGATATATTATAAAGAAATAAGTGACAAGATTAGTTATGTAGCATGCACAATGTGTGGACATCCACGATTTAAGCCAAAGGCAGGGGATACAACTAATAGTAGTAGGGATGTGCCATACTCAATATTAAGATATTTTCCTATTACTCCAAGGCTTCAACGTTTGTTTATGTCTAAAACTACTGCGCAATATATGAAGTGGCATGTGGATGGAGTACGCCAAGATGAATCGGTGATCACACATCCGGCTGATGCTAATGCTTGGAAACAATTTGATGCCACCCATGAACTATTTTCCCAAGAGTCTAGAAATGTTAGGCTTGGACTTTGCACTGATGGTTTTAATCCATTTTCTGGCTCGAAGACTCCATACTCATGTTGGCCTGTGTTTGTCACACCTTACAATCTTCCTCCAAGTATGTGCATGAGAAGAGAGTACATATTCCTCAGTCTTTTGATCCCTGGACCGAAGTCTCCGGgaaaaaaattagatgtttatctTAGACCACTGATTGATGAGTTAAAGGTTTTGTGGGACAATGGTGTTACTACTTATGATGCatgggaaaagaaaaattttaacatGAAGGCAGCATTATTGTGGACTATAAGCGATTTTCTGGCTTATGGAATGTTGTCTGGTTGGAGCACACACGGTCGTCTTTCTTGTCCGATTTGCATGAAGAACACTAAATCATTTCGACTACAACACGGTGCTAAACCCTGTTGGTTTGATTGTCATCGACAGTACTTGCCTGTTGGTCATGCATTTCGTCGTGATCGGTACTCTTTTAAAAAGTCAACCGTGGAAAACTCTTTTCCACCGAAACGAATGAGTGGAGTTGAAATCTTAAGTGAGTTAGACAAACTCGAAGAAGCTAACTTAGGGGCTAATCCGAGAGGAAAAAAGGGTGACTTTGGTACCATTCATAATTGGGTGAGAAAAAGCATATTTTGGGAGTTGCCTTATTGA
- the LOC107626916 gene encoding uncharacterized protein LOC107626916 isoform X1, whose protein sequence is MIICFPIAYPIGKIDIPTSALCFWSLIEASSGLPEHEWEGTALVVLVGLVAILKLVKGNLADHKFLFLGAGEVKEVDIDAYALKDLLIITTGSRTEPRAALNLASYGSSHAFKLTKEDIVLYSAKDREQTSKQERKF, encoded by the exons ATGATAATTTGTTTTCCAATTGCATATCCTATTGGAAAG ATTGATATTCCCACTTCAGCCCTTTGTTTCTGGTCACTTATAGAAGCTTCTTCGGGCTTGCCTGAACATGAATGGGAG GGAACAGCGTTGGTGGTCCTCGTCGGACTTGTCGCGATCCTGAAATTGGTCAAAGGAAACTTAGCTGATCACAAGTTCCTCTTCCTTGGGGCTGGAGAG GTGAAAGAAGTGGATATTGATGCTTATGCTCTAAAGGATCTGCTAATTATAACAACAGGTTCTCGA ACAGAACCACGTGCTGCCTTGAATCTTGCATCATATGGAAGTAGTCATGCTTTCAAACTAACTAAGGAAGATATTGTTTTGtattcggccaag GATAGAGAACAAACAAGCAAACAAGaaagaaagttttga
- the LOC107626916 gene encoding NADP-dependent malic enzyme 4, chloroplastic isoform X2, giving the protein MIICFPIAYPIGKIDIPTSALCFWSLIEASSGLPEHEWEGTALVVLVGLVAILKLVKGNLADHKFLFLGAGEVKEVDIDAYALKDLLIITTGSRNHVLP; this is encoded by the exons ATGATAATTTGTTTTCCAATTGCATATCCTATTGGAAAG ATTGATATTCCCACTTCAGCCCTTTGTTTCTGGTCACTTATAGAAGCTTCTTCGGGCTTGCCTGAACATGAATGGGAG GGAACAGCGTTGGTGGTCCTCGTCGGACTTGTCGCGATCCTGAAATTGGTCAAAGGAAACTTAGCTGATCACAAGTTCCTCTTCCTTGGGGCTGGAGAG GTGAAAGAAGTGGATATTGATGCTTATGCTCTAAAGGATCTGCTAATTATAACAACAGGTTCTCGA AACCACGTGCTGCCTTGA